In the Streptomyces spororaveus genome, CCGTCGCAAGCGCAGTAGCCCCGAACGTGGAGCAGCAGGCGGTCAAATTTCGGTGAGACCGGTCAATCTTCGTTGAGGCAGGACAACAATCACCGCATGATCCGCAACCGCGTCACCTATCGCACCGTGGACGGCGTCCGCATACCCGGAACCTGGCGGCACGTCTTCATTCACAACGGCCGCTACTTCCTGACCGACCTCCGCGTCTATGCCGACGGGCTCGTCGACTGCTGGGGCCTGGTCACCCTCGAGGAGTTCGAGGAGAAGCTCCGCTCCGGATGGGTCGCCACAGACCTGCCGGACGGCGCCCCAGCAGCCGCACACGGTATGGCGCGCTGGAAGTTCAGCGAGCCCCGGAGTCAGCTCACACCTGAACTGCTTCTCGCGGAAGTCAAGGACACCATCGACCAGCTGAACGACAGGCCCGACTCGACCGGCCGTTGCCTGGCCGCCGTCGACGCGTTCCTCGAGGATCGGACGGAGGAGAACCGGGCCCTGGCCCGCGATGCGTTCCTGGCCGTCCCCGTCACGAAGCGCCGCTTCGCCCTGGGCGACATGGACCGCAAGGACTGGCCCCTGCGAGTGCTGGTGGCAGGGCCTGGAGGCCGGACGTACCTGTCCTTCGACGAGCAGGTCACGCAGGAGGACTACGACAGGGCCCTCGCGTACTTCGAGGAGCGTTCCCGCTTGAAGGCCGAGTGGCAGACCCGCACATCGGCGGACGGCCCCGCGACTCCGTACGCTCCGGCGGTCCACCTACCCCCCTTCGCGGCGAAGGAGCGGGTGATGGACCCAGGCCTGCGCGGTCTGCGCAACGACTACCCCGCGCCGATCACCGTAGGCGAGGTCGACTACCCCTCGGTCGCACACGCCTACTGGGCTCTGTCGCTCGCGCGTCCGGAGGACCACGACGCGGTCGCGACGGCGGATTCCGGCGCTGCAGCACAGGAGATCGCGGCAGGTGCACCGTGCCGCGAAGGCTGGGAGCAGGCCCGTACCGCTGTCATGACCAGCTTGCTGCGCGCCAAGTACGAACAGCATTCCGAGCTGGCCGCGATCCTGCTGGCGACGAATGACTCCACCCTGCTCTACGAGGACGTGTACTCGAGCTTCTGGGGTGAGAGCGGCGGCCGTGGCCGCAACTGGCTCGGCCGGCTCCTCGAGCTCGTCCGCTCCGACCTCCACATGCACCGATCCGGGATTCCGGTGCTGTAGGCGGACCGCGGTACAGGTTGTCTCTCACCTTGTTCTTTATCTTCTGGCGCTTCGGAAGTGGTGCGGGCAGGGTGGGCGGCATGACAGACAGTTCCGCCTCTGTTCCTGTGGATGTAGATGACCGCCAGGCGATAGAGCACCTTCTGGTTCGTCCCTTGAGGGGGACATGGCCGACGGGTGCACTGGCACCGGGGAGCCGGGTCACGGTCGTTCGTGCCCCGGACTGGGACGGTCCTTGGCAGGCCGAGTTTCCCGGAACGATCGATGCCATGGGTGCACCCGAACCCAATGAACATGCCCAGGCGCTCAGCGGCGAGCTGGTGTACTGGGTGATCTTTGACGCGCCGCAGTACGACTGCGACGGGGACGGTCCCTATCGCAAGGCCCAGATCTGGGATCGGTACCTCAGGGCCGAGCCGGAGCCCGAGGCGTAGGGTTACCGCGCCTCGGGCTCCGGCTCGAATCGTCCGTCGAACTGGGTCGCTCACCTGGGCATTCGCCTGACGCGCGGGCGGCCTTCGTCTGATCATGTGCTCCGACCAAGGTGCACGTGACCAAGACGAAGGCCGTGAGGGTGAGTCTGCTGTCTGATGCTGTCCGGAGGGAAGCGTTCGCGGAAGCGTCACGCTTCCGGGGCGAGTTCTACGAGTGTCTGACCGCCCGGCGCGACGAGTTGTTCGAGCTGGTGGACGCGGTGCTTTGTGCGGACGGGGCGGTGAAGTCCCCGGTGGA is a window encoding:
- a CDS encoding NADAR family protein; protein product: MIRNRVTYRTVDGVRIPGTWRHVFIHNGRYFLTDLRVYADGLVDCWGLVTLEEFEEKLRSGWVATDLPDGAPAAAHGMARWKFSEPRSQLTPELLLAEVKDTIDQLNDRPDSTGRCLAAVDAFLEDRTEENRALARDAFLAVPVTKRRFALGDMDRKDWPLRVLVAGPGGRTYLSFDEQVTQEDYDRALAYFEERSRLKAEWQTRTSADGPATPYAPAVHLPPFAAKERVMDPGLRGLRNDYPAPITVGEVDYPSVAHAYWALSLARPEDHDAVATADSGAAAQEIAAGAPCREGWEQARTAVMTSLLRAKYEQHSELAAILLATNDSTLLYEDVYSSFWGESGGRGRNWLGRLLELVRSDLHMHRSGIPVL
- a CDS encoding ferrous iron transport protein A, producing MTDSSASVPVDVDDRQAIEHLLVRPLRGTWPTGALAPGSRVTVVRAPDWDGPWQAEFPGTIDAMGAPEPNEHAQALSGELVYWVIFDAPQYDCDGDGPYRKAQIWDRYLRAEPEPEA